A region from the Equus asinus isolate D_3611 breed Donkey chromosome 3, EquAss-T2T_v2, whole genome shotgun sequence genome encodes:
- the FGF5 gene encoding fibroblast growth factor 5 isoform X3 — translation MSLSFLLLFLSHLILSAWAHGEKRLAPKGQPGPVATDRNPRGASSSRSGSSTTSSSSSSASSSPAASLGSQASGLEQGSFQWSPSGRRTGSLYCRVGIGFHLQIYPDGKVNGSHEANMLSQIYR, via the coding sequence tttctcctcctcttcctcagccaCCTGATCCTCAGCGCCTGGGCTCACGGGGAGAAACGCCTCGCCCCCAAGGGGCAACCCGGACCCGTTGCCACTGATAGGAACCCGAGAGGCGCCAGCAGCAGCCGGAGCGGCAGTAGCACGacgtcttcctcctcttcctctgcctcctcctcccccgcGGCTTCTCTGGGCAGCCAAGCAAGCGGCTTGGAGCAGGGCAGTTTCCAGTGGAGCCCCTCGGGTCGCCGGACCGGCAGCCTCTACTGCAGAGTGGGCATTGGTTTCCATCTGCAGATCTACCCGGATGGCAAAGTCAATGGCTCCCACGAAGCCAATATGTTAA